A region of Larus michahellis chromosome 15, bLarMic1.1, whole genome shotgun sequence DNA encodes the following proteins:
- the MYMK gene encoding protein myomaker: MGSLVAKLLLPTISTLVFLPTISIAAKRRFHMEAMVYFFTMFFVAFYHVCDGPGLSVLCFMRYDILEYFSIYGTALSIWVSLMALAEFDEPKRSTFVMFGVLTIAVRIYHDRWGYGVYSGPIGTAVLVITVKWLQKMKEKKGLYPDKSVYTQQIGPGFCFGALALMLRFFFEEWDYTYVHSFYHCALAMAFVLLLPKENKKAGSAGTPARLDCSTLCCCV; the protein is encoded by the exons ATGGGTTCACTGGTGGCCAAGCTCCTTCTGCCCACCATCAGCACCTTGGTCTTCCTCCCCACCATCAGCATCGCGGCCAAGCGGCGCTTCCACATGGAAGCCATGGTTTACTTCTTCACCATGTTCTTCGTGGCG ttttaccATGTATGTGATGGCCCCGGCTTATCAGTGCTGTGCTTCATGCGCTACGATATCCTGGAGTACTTCAGCATCTATGGAACTGCTCTCTCCATCTGGGTGTCCCTGATGG CCCTGGCAGAGTTTGACGAGCCGAAGAGATCGACCTTCGTCATGTTCGGCGTCCTCACCATCGCCGTGAGGATCTACCACGACCGCTGGGGATACGGCGTCTACTCGGGACCCATCGGGACGGCCGTCCTGGTGATAACCGTGAAATGG ctacagaagatgaaagagaagaaagggctCTATCCAGACAAGAGCGTCTACACCCAGCAGATCGGTCCTGGCTTCTGCTTCGGGGCGTTAGCGCTGATGCTGCGGTTCTTCTTTGAG GAATGGGATTACACCTACGTGCACAGCTTCTACCACTGCGCCTTGGCCATGGCCTTcgtgctgctgctgcccaaggAGAACAAGAAGGCCGGGAGCGCCGGGACGCCCGCCAGGCTGGACTGCTCCACGCTCTGCTGCTGCGTCTGA